Proteins encoded by one window of Candidatus Nomurabacteria bacterium:
- a CDS encoding inorganic diphosphatase, with protein sequence MANINHKPSKYMLNLQHVLDPYVNKDDNTVNAIIEINSGSINKYELITETGHLKLDRVGYSSLAYPVAYGAIPKTWDQDGDLLDMIVVDVTEALVPGSLVEARVIGIMKFEDAGERDDKVITVLSDDKRMDHLTSLDQLGEHWKKETEYYFEHYKDLKKPGTCKVLGFFDAAEAKKIIDECAARYESDYAPKLEE encoded by the coding sequence ATGGCCAACATAAACCACAAACCATCAAAATACATGCTCAATCTCCAGCATGTGCTCGATCCCTATGTAAACAAAGACGACAATACTGTGAATGCAATTATCGAAATAAATTCTGGTTCGATCAATAAATACGAGCTCATCACTGAAACCGGCCATCTCAAGCTCGATCGCGTCGGCTACTCATCGCTCGCGTACCCTGTTGCCTATGGTGCGATTCCTAAGACCTGGGACCAAGATGGCGACCTTCTCGATATGATCGTTGTTGACGTCACCGAAGCATTAGTGCCTGGCTCACTCGTTGAAGCTCGTGTTATTGGTATTATGAAATTTGAAGACGCGGGCGAGCGTGATGATAAAGTGATCACTGTACTCTCAGATGACAAGCGCATGGATCACCTCACCTCTCTCGATCAACTCGGCGAACACTGGAAAAAGGAGACTGAATATTATTTCGAGCACTACAAAGACCTCAAGAAACCCGGCACATGTAAAGTCTTGGGATTCTTTGACGCAGCCGAAGCAAAAAAGATTATCGATGAATGTGCTGCTCGTTACGAGAGTGACTACGCTCCGAAGTTAGAGGAATAA
- the nusA gene encoding transcription termination/antitermination protein NusA: protein MLDLKVLKSALEQLEEERKIPKEKIIDAIEQSLAAAYKKEYGKRGQIIRAKFDLEVGTTEFYQVKKVVDDTTVRVVSPEILDEEDKPEEGDERVRYNEEHHIFIDDARKIKKGIELDEEIIFPLETKEDFGRIAAQTAKQVIIQRIREAERSSIMDEYGTKEGEIINGVVQKIERGIVYIDFNRATGILPFEEQIPGESYRRGERIRAYLYLVEETPRGITLKLSRTHPKFLEKLFELEAPEIASGVVVIKAIAREAGSRSKMAVMSTDDHVDPVGSCVGQRGVRVTTVMNELAGEKIDIIPWSENISTFVASALSPAKVLDIDMEENEHKALIEVADDQLSLAIGKGGQNVRLAAKLTGWRIDIKGIKGEDVSEKVDGDDEGYVSLGDLTKEKSADENADTKPKTKKKSATKDVPAEVNEDVSGEPTVAIAEEPEEQKSE from the coding sequence ATGTTAGACCTCAAAGTACTAAAATCAGCGCTTGAACAGCTCGAAGAAGAGCGCAAGATTCCAAAAGAGAAAATCATAGATGCCATCGAGCAATCTCTCGCAGCTGCCTACAAGAAAGAATACGGCAAACGCGGCCAAATTATCCGTGCTAAATTTGATCTCGAAGTTGGCACAACCGAATTCTACCAAGTCAAAAAAGTTGTCGATGACACGACTGTACGAGTCGTATCACCTGAAATACTCGATGAAGAAGACAAGCCAGAAGAGGGCGACGAGCGTGTGCGTTACAACGAAGAACATCATATCTTTATCGATGACGCACGCAAGATAAAAAAAGGTATCGAACTCGATGAAGAAATCATATTCCCACTTGAAACCAAAGAAGACTTTGGTCGTATTGCCGCACAAACTGCCAAGCAAGTCATCATCCAACGCATCAGAGAAGCTGAACGAAGTTCAATCATGGATGAATACGGCACAAAGGAAGGCGAAATCATCAACGGCGTCGTCCAAAAGATAGAGCGAGGTATTGTGTATATTGATTTCAATCGAGCAACAGGCATATTGCCATTCGAAGAACAAATCCCTGGCGAATCATATCGCCGTGGTGAGCGTATTCGTGCCTACCTCTACCTCGTCGAAGAAACTCCTCGAGGTATCACACTCAAACTTTCACGTACCCATCCAAAATTCTTAGAGAAACTTTTTGAACTCGAAGCACCAGAAATCGCATCAGGTGTTGTTGTTATCAAAGCGATCGCTCGTGAAGCAGGCTCCCGAAGTAAAATGGCAGTTATGTCGACCGATGATCATGTTGATCCAGTCGGCTCATGTGTGGGCCAGCGCGGTGTTCGTGTGACGACCGTTATGAATGAGCTCGCTGGTGAGAAGATCGATATTATTCCTTGGTCAGAAAATATTTCTACGTTTGTTGCAAGCGCACTCTCGCCTGCCAAGGTCCTCGATATTGATATGGAAGAAAACGAACACAAAGCCCTCATTGAAGTCGCAGATGATCAGCTCAGTCTTGCTATCGGCAAAGGCGGACAAAATGTCCGACTCGCAGCAAAACTCACTGGTTGGCGCATCGATATCAAAGGTATCAAGGGTGAAGATGTTTCAGAGAAAGTCGATGGCGACGATGAAGGCTATGTATCACTCGGAGACCTCACCAAAGAAAAATCTGCTGATGAAAATGCTGACACGAAACCTAAAACTAAAAAGAAAAGTGCAACTAAAGATGTTCCCGCAGAAGTAAATGAAGATGTTTCTGGTGAACCTACTGTAGCTATCGCTGAAGAACCAGAGGAACAAAAAAGCGAATAA
- a CDS encoding T9SS type A sorting domain-containing protein codes for MKNIALLLILLVGAINASAQTLFSQKFPLALGEPNNAPSSITANKDTLLLFGGTPGAVLWTANQQQIIPTTGLEGVDLSSDQKKVCAYFNNAWWVGGNFINSTCKYFAKMSGTTKHWTSPYILDGPVNDLIVTPEKMYVIGDFKTFDGDSVYHIVEIDLEGNVIPVGNQATLNTQSGMVIDGFLYTVEGEENIFFPEEKLKRYSVEGHIWEEITLPTQYQPGKVKVRTNVSNQPILVGEFMDENLTVSTGILTVGSESFIDCHWALSTDVWKGIMLITGVIDRINDIDVETCNLNYIGINGTFKAYDDDGCIGYKDVGVPFMEKYYAMIGSINGNGLVDIYVFDTAEFTITAVDEIRNVQALKLYPNPATDIITVDVVTHIDEIKIVNILGQQVVVPSVGIGSKVRLDIGDLPTGIYTIVIVSKDARSVARFEKIE; via the coding sequence ATGAAAAATATAGCCTTATTGCTCATACTTCTTGTTGGAGCAATCAATGCTTCAGCACAAACATTATTTTCGCAGAAATTTCCCCTTGCATTAGGGGAGCCAAATAATGCTCCTTCATCAATCACAGCAAACAAAGATACCCTTCTTTTGTTTGGCGGTACACCAGGTGCAGTTCTTTGGACAGCAAACCAGCAGCAAATTATTCCAACCACAGGATTAGAAGGTGTCGATTTATCAAGCGATCAAAAAAAAGTGTGTGCCTACTTCAACAATGCATGGTGGGTAGGTGGAAATTTTATTAATTCCACTTGCAAATATTTTGCAAAAATGAGTGGCACCACAAAACATTGGACGTCACCATATATCTTAGACGGTCCAGTAAACGATCTAATCGTAACACCGGAAAAAATGTACGTCATTGGTGATTTTAAAACTTTTGACGGAGACAGTGTGTACCATATCGTAGAAATCGATTTGGAGGGAAATGTAATTCCCGTTGGGAATCAGGCCACTCTAAATACGCAGTCCGGTATGGTAATAGATGGCTTCTTGTACACTGTGGAAGGTGAAGAAAATATCTTCTTCCCCGAAGAAAAGCTGAAAAGGTACAGCGTTGAGGGTCACATATGGGAGGAAATCACATTGCCGACCCAATACCAGCCAGGAAAGGTTAAGGTGCGCACAAACGTATCTAACCAACCAATATTGGTTGGCGAATTCATGGATGAAAATCTCACCGTAAGCACGGGAATTCTCACTGTAGGATCTGAATCATTCATTGACTGCCACTGGGCGCTGAGTACTGATGTCTGGAAAGGTATAATGCTAATTACTGGCGTCATTGATCGTATTAACGATATTGATGTCGAAACATGCAATCTAAATTACATCGGAATTAATGGCACTTTTAAAGCCTACGACGACGATGGTTGCATCGGATACAAGGATGTTGGAGTACCCTTCATGGAAAAGTACTATGCAATGATTGGCTCAATAAACGGGAATGGCCTTGTAGACATTTATGTCTTTGATACAGCAGAGTTTACAATTACTGCTGTAGATGAGATACGTAATGTGCAGGCCCTAAAGCTATACCCAAATCCTGCGACCGATATAATTACTGTTGATGTAGTCACCCATATAGACGAAATCAAGATCGTCAATATACTGGGACAGCAAGTTGTTGTACCGAGTGTGGGAATTGGCTCTAAGGTAAGGCTCGATATCGGTGATTTGCCAACAGGCATATACACGATAGTTATAGTTTCGAAGGACGCACGAAGTGTAGCCCGCTTCGAGAAGATAGAGTGA
- a CDS encoding type II/IV secretion system protein has protein sequence MQIKEEQLKTFIAEAGLVSKTDLTAAIKEAKEKEQSIGDILLSAGKITDSDLKRMQAYILGIPFISLLGEKIPFEILSLIPEPIARNHNIIAYRKRADELEVAMLDIEDLSVIDFIKKKVELKISPRLTDTESLKHALSQYKKSLKADFDDIIKKESVSLKMIAEENGEAGLSGKELKAMADDLPVVKIVDTLISHAILQNTSDIHIEPEENELLVRYRIDGILHDAMVLPKDAAAGITARIKVLSNLKLDEKRLPQDGRFKITTEAGDQVSFRVSTLPTYYGEKTVIRILKENAKGFTLEGLGFHGEAMERIHEGMKQKTGMILATGPTGSGKTTTLYTVLDILNTPDVNISTVEDPIEYQMQRINQTQVKSEIGLTFANGLRTLLRQDPDIIMVGEIRDTETASLAINAALTGHLVLSTIHTNSAAGAIPRMIDMGAESFLIVSTVKTIIGQRLVRKLTNTKEKYFLNPTEIAALAKIIDLDRMLTMIKTENIVPQDATWETIPFYKAIPSEESESGYSGRLGIHEVLKVTTSIKELILKGASEDVISEQAKKEGMMTMLEDGLYMAVSGLTTTEEVLRVVSE, from the coding sequence ATGCAAATCAAAGAAGAACAATTAAAAACTTTTATTGCAGAGGCAGGATTAGTTTCAAAAACAGATTTAACTGCAGCAATAAAAGAAGCCAAAGAGAAAGAGCAATCAATCGGCGACATACTCTTGTCCGCTGGTAAGATTACCGACTCTGATCTTAAACGTATGCAAGCCTACATATTGGGCATACCGTTTATTTCACTGCTTGGGGAAAAAATCCCATTTGAAATACTTTCGCTTATTCCTGAACCTATTGCTCGCAATCATAATATTATCGCGTATCGCAAGCGCGCTGATGAACTCGAAGTCGCAATGCTCGATATTGAAGACCTATCGGTGATTGACTTCATTAAGAAAAAAGTTGAACTTAAGATTTCTCCACGTTTGACTGATACTGAGTCTCTCAAACACGCACTCTCACAGTATAAGAAAAGTCTCAAGGCGGATTTTGATGACATCATCAAAAAAGAATCTGTCTCACTTAAGATGATCGCCGAAGAAAATGGTGAGGCAGGACTTTCAGGTAAAGAACTCAAAGCTATGGCTGATGATCTACCAGTCGTTAAGATTGTCGATACACTTATATCCCATGCAATTCTCCAAAATACATCTGATATCCATATTGAGCCTGAGGAAAATGAATTGCTTGTTCGCTACCGTATCGATGGCATACTCCATGATGCGATGGTACTACCAAAAGATGCAGCAGCTGGTATTACAGCGCGTATTAAAGTACTTTCGAATTTAAAGCTTGATGAGAAACGATTGCCGCAGGATGGGCGCTTCAAAATCACGACTGAAGCCGGGGATCAGGTATCGTTTCGTGTCTCAACATTGCCTACATATTATGGCGAGAAAACAGTTATCAGAATTTTGAAGGAAAATGCCAAAGGTTTTACCTTGGAAGGTTTGGGCTTCCACGGCGAAGCGATGGAGCGCATTCATGAAGGCATGAAGCAAAAAACAGGGATGATTTTAGCGACCGGACCGACTGGATCAGGTAAGACCACAACACTCTATACTGTGCTTGATATTTTAAACACTCCAGATGTTAATATTTCAACAGTTGAAGATCCAATTGAATATCAAATGCAGCGAATCAATCAAACGCAGGTAAAATCAGAAATTGGACTCACGTTTGCTAATGGACTTCGCACGCTCTTGCGACAAGACCCAGATATTATTATGGTCGGTGAGATTCGTGATACCGAAACTGCATCGCTTGCAATTAACGCCGCACTGACCGGTCACTTGGTGCTCTCAACGATCCACACCAATTCTGCAGCAGGTGCTATTCCCCGAATGATAGACATGGGTGCGGAGTCATTTTTGATTGTCTCGACAGTGAAAACTATTATTGGCCAACGCCTTGTGAGAAAATTAACCAATACGAAAGAAAAATATTTTTTGAATCCGACTGAAATAGCTGCGCTAGCTAAAATCATAGATTTGGATCGGATGCTTACCATGATTAAGACTGAGAATATTGTGCCACAAGATGCGACCTGGGAGACGATACCGTTCTATAAAGCTATACCTTCTGAAGAATCTGAATCAGGTTATAGTGGCCGACTTGGTATTCATGAAGTGCTAAAAGTGACGACAAGTATTAAGGAACTCATACTAAAAGGTGCCTCAGAAGATGTTATTTCAGAACAAGCCAAGAAAGAAGGTATGATGACGATGCTTGAAGATGGTTTATATATGGCAGTGTCTGGATTAACCACAACAGAGGAAGTGCTACGAGTCGTGTCTGAATAG
- a CDS encoding type II secretion system F family protein, translating into MQFSYKAKNKEGVQTDGVLEASDKFAAAKALRAQGLIPVMLTLTKVKALGGLSFLSGLFGGVKLHEKIIFTRNLSGMLSAGLSLYRALSVLEKQTINEKFKKILNMLIKDIDRGGTLSEGMGKFPKVFSTLFVSMVRAGEESGSMPQTLTEVGGTLEKTYALNKKIKGALMYPSIILIAIVLIGILMMIFVVPTLTNTFKDLDVELPKSTQLVIFISDSLSQSPVITFLVLFTFAGGLFGISRIKGLKKYTDFIVIRIPVIGGIVQEVNAARTARTLSSLLNAGVDMTKALTITEEVVQNMYYKAVITKAIASVQKGITLSSIFKEADRLYPIMVGEMMEVGEETGKLSSMLMDIATFYEGEVDTKTKDLSTIIEPILMIFIGGAVGFFAISMISPMYSLMDSVS; encoded by the coding sequence ATGCAATTTTCATACAAAGCAAAAAATAAAGAGGGGGTGCAGACTGACGGTGTTCTTGAGGCATCAGACAAATTTGCCGCAGCCAAAGCGTTACGTGCGCAAGGACTCATACCGGTCATGCTTACACTTACAAAAGTAAAGGCATTAGGTGGACTTTCCTTTCTGAGTGGATTATTTGGCGGCGTTAAACTTCACGAAAAAATAATTTTTACCAGAAATCTAAGCGGTATGCTTTCGGCTGGGCTGTCACTGTATCGGGCTTTATCAGTCTTGGAGAAGCAGACAATAAATGAGAAATTTAAGAAAATATTAAATATGCTTATCAAGGACATTGACCGGGGTGGCACACTGTCTGAAGGTATGGGGAAATTTCCAAAAGTATTCTCTACGCTGTTTGTCTCTATGGTACGTGCTGGAGAGGAATCTGGAAGTATGCCACAGACATTGACCGAAGTTGGTGGCACACTTGAGAAGACCTATGCGCTCAATAAGAAAATAAAGGGCGCGCTCATGTATCCGTCTATTATCTTGATTGCGATTGTACTCATTGGTATTTTGATGATGATATTTGTCGTACCAACACTCACGAATACATTTAAAGACTTAGATGTAGAATTACCGAAAAGTACACAGCTAGTTATATTTATTAGTGATTCGCTCTCACAGAGCCCTGTTATTACATTCCTTGTTCTCTTCACTTTTGCAGGGGGATTGTTTGGAATTTCAAGAATAAAAGGTCTTAAAAAATACACTGATTTTATTGTTATTCGTATACCAGTTATCGGTGGCATTGTGCAAGAAGTAAATGCTGCCCGTACAGCTCGAACACTATCCTCACTTTTGAACGCAGGTGTTGATATGACTAAAGCATTAACAATTACTGAAGAAGTGGTTCAGAACATGTATTACAAAGCTGTTATTACCAAGGCGATTGCGTCAGTACAAAAAGGTATCACACTCTCCTCAATATTTAAGGAAGCAGATCGGCTCTATCCAATCATGGTTGGAGAAATGATGGAAGTTGGAGAAGAAACTGGCAAATTATCAAGCATGCTTATGGATATCGCCACCTTCTACGAAGGTGAGGTTGATACAAAAACAAAAGATCTATCAACTATTATTGAGCCGATTCTAATGATTTTCATTGGTGGTGCTGTCGGATTTTTTGCGATATCAATGATTTCACCGATGTATTCCTTAATGGATAGTGTTTCATAA
- a CDS encoding prepilin-type N-terminal cleavage/methylation domain-containing protein, translating into MSKGFTLIELLVTLAVIGIVVTIVGRFSGDTFYFSNIFSHSLNTSDQARRILRPMADEIRSISPSSAGAYPIEQAASNAFIFFSDIDNDGLKERVRYYVSGTLLKKGVTKPTGNNFTYDPSSEVIIDVVEGVQNGASPVFEYYDTNYDGTTNPLVQPVIISTIRLVKVTFIIDEDVNRMPGPMTVMTQVSMRNLKDNL; encoded by the coding sequence ATGTCAAAAGGATTTACACTTATTGAATTGCTTGTAACCCTTGCTGTCATCGGTATTGTGGTTACGATCGTGGGAAGATTTAGTGGTGATACATTTTATTTTTCAAATATCTTTTCACATTCACTCAATACTTCTGATCAAGCGCGCCGTATTCTAAGGCCGATGGCGGATGAAATCAGATCAATATCGCCATCATCAGCTGGGGCATATCCAATTGAGCAAGCTGCATCAAATGCATTTATTTTTTTCTCTGATATAGATAATGATGGACTCAAGGAACGTGTGCGATACTATGTAAGTGGTACACTACTGAAGAAAGGTGTCACTAAACCAACAGGTAATAATTTTACATATGATCCTAGCTCGGAAGTTATTATTGATGTTGTTGAGGGTGTCCAAAACGGTGCGAGTCCAGTTTTTGAATATTATGATACTAACTATGATGGCACAACGAACCCATTAGTGCAGCCAGTTATCATTTCAACTATACGGCTAGTGAAGGTCACCTTTATTATTGATGAAGATGTCAATCGAATGCCGGGTCCGATGACAGTAATGACTCAAGTCTCAATGAGAAATCTTAAAGATAATTTATGA
- a CDS encoding triose-phosphate isomerase — MESKRKIIVGNWKMNPVGSSKALAIFKAIKKEHHSYKNIDVIVAVPCVYLPVLKLLASKRLSLAAQNAFYEAAGPFTGEMAISMLQEVGATAVIVGHSERRALGETNELINKKVKAALKKNILPILCIGESTREDDVWYLHAVKSQLEECLKDVKASELKSLVIAYEPLWAIGKDAKRVATPIESEEMAIYIRKVLTDLFGARYAALPRIIYGGSVDEQNAQGFLYHGGVDGLLPGRVSLEPKKFLKILAMANEM, encoded by the coding sequence ATGGAATCAAAGCGGAAAATTATTGTTGGCAACTGGAAAATGAATCCAGTCGGATCTTCGAAAGCTCTTGCAATATTTAAAGCAATAAAAAAAGAACATCATTCGTATAAGAATATCGATGTCATAGTTGCAGTTCCGTGTGTCTATTTACCAGTTTTGAAATTATTAGCCTCAAAACGTCTTAGTTTGGCTGCACAGAATGCCTTTTATGAAGCCGCTGGTCCCTTTACAGGAGAAATGGCAATAAGTATGTTGCAAGAAGTAGGTGCAACAGCAGTTATTGTCGGACACTCAGAGCGTCGTGCTCTTGGAGAAACTAATGAGCTTATAAATAAAAAAGTAAAAGCTGCACTCAAGAAAAATATATTGCCAATCCTCTGTATCGGCGAGAGTACTCGTGAAGATGATGTATGGTATTTACATGCTGTAAAATCGCAATTGGAAGAATGTCTTAAAGATGTAAAAGCATCAGAACTCAAGTCACTTGTTATTGCTTATGAGCCACTATGGGCAATCGGTAAAGATGCCAAAAGAGTTGCTACACCTATTGAATCAGAAGAAATGGCTATATATATACGAAAAGTGCTTACCGATCTATTTGGTGCACGATATGCAGCACTACCGCGGATTATTTACGGCGGTTCAGTAGATGAGCAAAATGCGCAAGGTTTCTTGTATCATGGCGGTGTTGATGGACTACTGCCAGGACGTGTTAGTCTTGAACCAAAGAAATTTTTAAAAATTCTAGCAATGGCAAACGAGATGTAA
- the pgk gene encoding phosphoglycerate kinase, with translation MKSITSIKSLQNKIVLLRADFNVPIENGKVRDAFRIEKTLPTIDYLVKKGARIIIVSHAGEDGSVSLQPVATWLSKKMKVRFITDPLPNAIEFNTTKIVLLENIRQNSGEMNNDRTFAKKLARLADVYVNDAFSVSHRKHASLVLIPKLLPSYAGLQVMEEVKHLSLILKPKHPFLFILGGAKFDTKMPLIDKFIQSADHMLITGALMNNFFKDAGFEIGKSLYEPKDFHLQKLLKTPKLLLPVDVVVTQKDGGKQTKSIAEITSKDIIVDIGSRTVQEVALLIAKAKLVVWNGPTGLYEKGFDRGTRGVLELLVKSKATTIIGGGDTVALVHKLHLEKKFTFVSTGGGATLAFLTKGTLPGLKALE, from the coding sequence ATGAAATCAATTACGAGTATTAAAAGCCTACAAAACAAGATTGTCTTATTGCGTGCTGACTTTAATGTACCAATTGAAAATGGCAAAGTCCGGGATGCATTTCGTATCGAAAAAACATTGCCAACAATAGACTATCTCGTAAAAAAAGGTGCTCGGATCATCATCGTCTCACATGCTGGTGAAGATGGTAGTGTTTCTTTGCAGCCAGTTGCGACATGGCTGTCAAAAAAAATGAAAGTTCGATTCATAACAGATCCATTACCAAATGCAATTGAGTTTAATACTACTAAAATAGTATTGCTTGAAAACATTAGGCAAAATAGTGGTGAAATGAATAATGATAGGACATTTGCAAAAAAATTAGCTAGACTTGCGGATGTGTATGTCAATGATGCTTTTTCTGTCTCACATAGAAAGCATGCATCACTCGTTCTTATACCTAAATTGCTCCCAAGTTATGCAGGACTTCAGGTAATGGAGGAAGTTAAGCATTTGTCGCTGATTTTAAAACCGAAACACCCATTTCTTTTTATTCTAGGCGGCGCTAAGTTTGACACAAAAATGCCTCTTATAGATAAATTTATACAATCTGCAGACCATATGCTTATTACTGGAGCGCTCATGAATAATTTTTTTAAAGATGCAGGGTTTGAAATTGGTAAGTCATTATATGAACCGAAGGATTTTCATTTACAAAAGCTTCTAAAAACGCCTAAGTTACTTTTACCTGTTGATGTAGTCGTAACACAAAAAGATGGTGGTAAGCAAACTAAGTCGATTGCTGAAATTACATCAAAGGATATTATTGTTGATATTGGCAGTCGAACAGTACAAGAAGTTGCACTACTTATTGCAAAAGCTAAATTAGTTGTTTGGAATGGTCCAACGGGCCTCTATGAAAAAGGATTTGATAGAGGGACGCGCGGTGTACTTGAACTATTAGTAAAATCCAAGGCAACTACCATAATTGGTGGAGGTGATACAGTCGCATTAGTTCACAAACTTCATCTAGAGAAAAAATTTACTTTCGTCTCAACAGGAGGAGGGGCCACCTTGGCATTTTTGACTAAAGGTACTTTGCCTGGGCTGAAAGCGTTAGAATAA
- a CDS encoding HIT family protein codes for MENCIFCKIVSREIPSAKILEDDNFIAFLGVFPKYPGMTVIATKKHVSSYLYQSLDDNEFASMHLFTKRIARAIDTSLGSRRCIQVMEGLEVNHGHLKLFPCYEENDDCMGEGKEMANIEALSIIAEKIKSAL; via the coding sequence ATGGAAAACTGTATTTTTTGTAAAATTGTAAGTAGAGAAATTCCTTCGGCAAAGATTCTTGAAGACGATAATTTCATTGCCTTCCTAGGAGTATTCCCAAAATATCCTGGTATGACTGTCATTGCTACTAAAAAACATGTTTCGAGTTACCTGTATCAATCTTTAGACGATAACGAGTTTGCAAGTATGCATCTTTTTACTAAACGTATAGCACGAGCGATTGATACATCTCTTGGTTCTCGTCGATGCATACAAGTCATGGAAGGCCTAGAAGTTAACCATGGTCATTTAAAATTATTCCCTTGCTATGAAGAAAACGATGATTGCATGGGTGAAGGCAAAGAGATGGCAAACATTGAAGCGTTATCGATAATCGCAGAAAAAATCAAAAGCGCCTTATAG